The Mercurialis annua linkage group LG2, ddMerAnnu1.2, whole genome shotgun sequence genome contains a region encoding:
- the LOC126666911 gene encoding uncharacterized protein LOC126666911 encodes MPGYRRARVYALFDEEEAPPAQQVRLGNGGPPEVHQNGFLADGEGSPEIHQNGVMNKGNGRVEARVRSVTPEELPVGEEEEPSEESEQEEDPSEDPSEDSDVEVFRSGQFWSETHRYRDHREVAALRANQAEASLNSLRAMLNTYSRGVLSIETYTSEFLRMMQAVPQTGRDNEEVNRRYVRGLGPDFAELFDFTDEHMGSIASRAAEIVSEREWNDNPVQPFYFPRERPVSPVHRDEASGSVARGVNAPRRARGPRMRVVRRGRRAPGQAAPGVQ; translated from the exons ATGCCTGGATATAGGAGAGCACGAGTTTATGCACTGTTTGAtgaggaggaagcgcctcctgcTCAACAAGTTAGGCTAGGCAATGGTGGGCCACCTGAAGTCCATCAAAATGGGTTTTTAGCTGATGGCGAAGGATCGCCAGAAATCCATCAGAATGGGGTCATGAATAAGGGAAATGGAAGAGTTGAAGCTCGGGTTAGATCAGTAACACCCGAAGAGTTACCTGTAGGGGAGGAAGAAGAGCCTAGTGAGGAAAGTGAACAAGAAGAGGATCCATCGGAAGATCCTTCAGAAGACTCTGACGTTGAGGTGTTTAGGAGCGGGCAGTTTTGGTCCGAGACTCATAGGTACCGTGATCATAGAGAAGTAGCTGCTTTGAGGGCCAATCAGGCGGAGGCAAGTTTGAATAGCCTCAGAGCAATGTTGAACACCTATTCTAGGGGTGTGCTCTCTATAGAAACTTACACTAGTGAGTTTCTTCGTATGATGCAAGCGGTTCCGCAAACTGGTAGGGATAATGAGGAAGTGAACCGTCGCTATGTTAGAGGCTTGGGACCGGACTTTGCTGAGTTGTTTGATTTCACAGATGAACATATGGGATCAATAGCTAGTAGGGCCGCGGAAATAGTAAGTGAGCGTGAGTGGAATGATAATCCTGTCCAGCCTTTTTATTTCCCTCGTGAGAGGCCAGTGTCTCCGGTCCATAGAGATGAAGCTTCCGGATCGGTAGCTAGGGGAGTTAACGCTCCAAGGCGAGCTAGAGGACCTAGGATGAGGGTAGTGCGTCGAGGACGTAGGGCACCTGGTCAAGCCGCACCag GCGTTCAGTAG